One Tautonia rosea genomic window carries:
- a CDS encoding sulfatase family protein, whose protein sequence is MRWGWWSRTCCVVTLGVVVGFAGRGTLRAAEDRPPNLIVVSVDNLGYGDIGPFGSELHRTPHLDQMASEGMRLTHFYVTSGVCTPSRASLMTGCYPRRLSMHEDHEGGRVLRPRSATGLHPDEVTIAEVLREAGYATGIFGKWHLGDQPEFLPTRQGFDTFFGIPYSDDMVHTLPVAKERGWPPLPLLRDEEVIEAPVDRNTLVKRCTEEAIAFIEQHRDRPFFVYMPHTMPGSTAAPFASEAFRGRSANGPYGDSVEELDWSLGQVIETLRELGLDEQSLVIWTSDNGAPRRDPPQGSNAPMAGWGYSTAEGGMRVPCLARWPGKIPAGSTCEELVSTLDFLPTFAALAGVEPPKDRHLDGFDVRELLFGTPGARSPTVAFFYYEGPHLQAVRSGPWKLYLPLGEGIRPPHPAIEPGRPALFDVSIDPGESIDCAADQPQVVRLLLALADEARTDLGDGDRPGVNQRPTGRVDSPKPLTRDQGDRSAPSSSTLED, encoded by the coding sequence ATGAGATGGGGATGGTGGAGTCGGACGTGTTGCGTTGTCACGCTGGGGGTTGTGGTCGGGTTTGCGGGCAGGGGAACGCTTCGGGCGGCCGAGGATCGGCCACCGAACCTGATTGTTGTCTCGGTCGATAACCTTGGATATGGCGACATTGGGCCATTTGGATCGGAGTTGCACCGTACCCCTCACCTCGACCAGATGGCGAGCGAGGGGATGAGATTGACGCACTTTTATGTCACCTCGGGCGTCTGCACACCCAGCCGGGCGAGTCTGATGACGGGATGTTACCCGAGGCGTCTGTCGATGCACGAGGATCACGAAGGGGGGCGGGTGCTTCGGCCGCGATCGGCGACTGGCCTGCACCCGGACGAGGTGACGATTGCCGAAGTCTTACGCGAGGCCGGGTACGCGACCGGCATTTTCGGCAAGTGGCATCTGGGGGACCAACCCGAATTCCTGCCGACCCGGCAAGGGTTCGACACGTTTTTCGGGATTCCCTACAGCGATGACATGGTGCATACGCTTCCTGTCGCGAAGGAACGCGGCTGGCCCCCCCTGCCCTTGCTGAGGGATGAGGAGGTGATCGAGGCTCCGGTCGATCGCAACACGCTTGTAAAACGTTGCACGGAGGAGGCGATTGCGTTCATCGAGCAACATCGTGACCGGCCGTTTTTTGTCTACATGCCTCACACGATGCCCGGTTCAACCGCTGCGCCCTTTGCGAGTGAGGCGTTTCGGGGTCGGTCGGCCAATGGACCGTATGGCGACTCGGTGGAGGAGCTTGACTGGTCGCTCGGCCAGGTGATCGAAACGCTACGGGAACTCGGGCTGGATGAGCAATCGCTGGTGATCTGGACGTCGGATAACGGAGCGCCGCGACGCGATCCGCCGCAAGGGAGCAATGCCCCGATGGCCGGCTGGGGGTATTCGACCGCCGAAGGGGGGATGCGGGTCCCCTGCCTGGCGCGATGGCCGGGCAAAATCCCGGCGGGATCGACGTGCGAGGAACTGGTCTCGACGCTCGATTTCCTCCCCACATTCGCTGCTCTGGCCGGGGTTGAGCCTCCCAAGGATCGGCACCTCGACGGGTTTGATGTCCGCGAGCTGCTGTTCGGGACTCCTGGAGCCCGATCCCCCACGGTTGCGTTCTTCTACTACGAGGGCCCGCACTTGCAGGCGGTTCGGTCGGGGCCCTGGAAGCTGTATTTGCCGCTGGGCGAAGGGATCAGACCTCCTCATCCTGCGATTGAGCCGGGCCGCCCTGCCCTGTTCGACGTCTCGATTGACCCGGGCGAGTCGATCGATTGCGCCGCCGATCAGCCTCAGGTTGTCCGCTTGCTGCTTGCCCTGGCCGACGAGGCCCGCACGGACCTGGGTGACGGCGACCGGCCCGGAGTGAACCAGCGGCCCACCGGACGGGTCGATTCGCCGAAACCACTGACTCGCGACCAGGGAGACCGCTCTGCGCCCTCGTCTTCGACTTTGGAAGACTGA
- a CDS encoding DUF6629 family protein, protein MAAGREFSVCISAEASFGASAALIPVGLYCVREAVRKEPAKLALAAIPLIFGVQQIFEGFVWLELGRGAARPDSPAALAFLFFAFWFWPAWVPLSLACFERRGRPFLLILLALGMGLGASLFLPIVTEPERYLAIEVVRHSIEYQIGAIPISKVIPEMVLRVVYLAIIVVPFAFSDRRLQIFGGAVLASSLVSQIAFGYAFFSIWCLFAALLSLYLGVYFARLPRTIKRG, encoded by the coding sequence ATGGCCGCTGGAAGGGAATTCTCTGTGTGCATCAGCGCAGAAGCGAGTTTCGGGGCCTCCGCGGCCCTGATCCCGGTCGGCCTTTATTGCGTGCGAGAAGCGGTGCGCAAGGAACCAGCGAAGCTGGCCCTTGCAGCGATCCCGTTGATCTTCGGGGTTCAGCAGATTTTTGAGGGGTTTGTGTGGCTGGAACTCGGCCGGGGGGCGGCCCGACCGGATTCTCCGGCCGCGCTGGCGTTCCTTTTTTTCGCCTTCTGGTTCTGGCCCGCGTGGGTCCCTTTGAGTCTTGCGTGTTTCGAGCGAAGGGGCCGGCCGTTCCTTCTGATCCTGCTGGCGCTCGGGATGGGACTCGGAGCGAGTCTCTTTCTTCCCATCGTGACCGAACCCGAGCGTTATCTTGCGATCGAAGTGGTCCGGCATTCGATCGAATACCAGATTGGGGCCATTCCGATCTCGAAGGTGATCCCCGAGATGGTTCTGCGCGTGGTTTACCTGGCGATTATCGTCGTTCCGTTTGCCTTTTCCGATCGGCGTCTGCAAATCTTTGGAGGGGCCGTGCTGGCCTCGTCACTGGTGAGTCAGATCGCCTTCGGTTATGCGTTCTTTTCAATTTGGTGCCTGTTTGCTGCATTGCTTTCGCTTTACCTGGGTGTCTACTTCGCCCGGCTCCCTCGAACGATCAAGCGAGGATAA
- the pyrF gene encoding orotidine-5'-phosphate decarboxylase produces the protein MTNAADRLIAKMREVGNGVVVGIDPRPKQFPREIAERFPRSAEGIARSLLAFGEEILGVVAGKVPAVKFQSAFYEEFGPAGVSALHASAADAKRRGLFVIIDGKRNDIGSTAEAYARGYLGHPPIDEEKGPAWQGDALTINPYLGSDGIAPFAKVASERGRGLFVLVRTSNPSAGEFQDLIAEGKPIYRHVADRLVGWAEPLKGESGYSAIGAVVGATYPEQLAELREAMPGILFLIPGYGAQGGTAADVAAGCDADGLGAIVNCSRGIIFAYERPELRERFGDDWRAAIAFAVEEMVEDLAANTPMGMMRR, from the coding sequence GTGACGAACGCTGCGGATCGGTTGATCGCGAAGATGCGCGAGGTGGGCAACGGGGTGGTGGTGGGAATCGACCCGCGACCGAAGCAATTTCCGAGGGAAATCGCTGAGCGGTTTCCGAGGTCGGCGGAGGGGATCGCGCGGAGTTTGCTGGCGTTTGGAGAGGAGATATTGGGGGTCGTGGCGGGGAAGGTGCCGGCGGTGAAGTTTCAGTCGGCGTTTTACGAGGAGTTCGGGCCGGCGGGGGTGTCGGCGTTGCACGCGAGTGCGGCTGATGCGAAGCGTCGGGGGCTGTTCGTGATCATCGACGGGAAGCGAAACGATATCGGCTCGACGGCCGAGGCGTACGCGAGGGGCTATCTGGGGCATCCGCCGATTGATGAGGAGAAAGGGCCGGCCTGGCAAGGGGATGCGTTGACGATCAACCCATATCTGGGGAGTGACGGCATTGCACCCTTTGCGAAGGTGGCGAGCGAGCGAGGGCGCGGCCTGTTCGTGCTGGTCAGGACGAGCAACCCGTCGGCCGGGGAGTTTCAGGACTTGATTGCTGAGGGGAAGCCGATTTACCGGCATGTGGCTGATCGGCTGGTCGGGTGGGCCGAGCCGTTGAAGGGGGAGTCGGGTTATAGCGCGATCGGGGCGGTGGTGGGGGCAACGTATCCGGAGCAACTGGCGGAGCTTCGGGAGGCGATGCCGGGCATTCTGTTCCTGATCCCAGGCTACGGAGCGCAGGGAGGAACGGCCGCTGATGTGGCGGCTGGGTGTGACGCGGACGGTCTGGGAGCGATTGTGAATTGCTCGCGGGGGATCATCTTCGCGTATGAGCGACCTGAGCTTCGCGAGCGGTTTGGCGACGACTGGCGTGCGGCGATCGCGTTTGCGGTGGAGGAGATGGTCGAGGACCTGGCGGCGAACACGCCGATGGGGATGATGAGAAGGTGA
- a CDS encoding DUF420 domain-containing protein: MSSSYRIGIGIVLATVAASTLVCFTQTNPYPPIRSGYDLGEAANPLGSFAFTERSGQEITDADLTDRVWVASFVFSRCPSSCPRISAEMAKLQADLPDNSPVRLVSITVDPDFDTPEVLTDFARRYGADPDRWWFLTAPQEYTYEFVQRGFLQSVAEATEDDLASGAEAILHSTKLALVDRGNRVVGVFDIADEVGMVRLRERIAYLSAPDWARGLPAVNASLNGTCAILLILGWILIRSGNVRGHTVAQVAALTVSAIFLACYLVYHAQVGSVKFSGVGPARPAYFSILLSHTILAVVMVPMILITVVRALRKRFDRHRVIAQVTFPIWVYVSITGVVIYLMLYQLDFSTAAPAVAGV; this comes from the coding sequence GTGAGCAGCTCCTACCGCATCGGTATCGGCATTGTGCTGGCGACGGTCGCCGCCTCCACCCTCGTCTGTTTCACCCAGACCAACCCTTATCCGCCCATTCGGTCCGGCTACGACCTAGGCGAGGCAGCCAACCCCCTCGGCTCCTTCGCCTTCACCGAACGCTCCGGTCAAGAAATCACCGACGCCGACCTGACCGACCGGGTCTGGGTTGCTTCCTTCGTCTTCAGCCGTTGCCCGTCGAGCTGCCCCCGCATCTCGGCCGAGATGGCCAAGCTCCAGGCCGATCTCCCCGATAATTCCCCCGTCCGCCTCGTCAGCATCACGGTGGACCCCGACTTCGATACCCCCGAGGTTCTCACCGACTTCGCCCGCCGCTATGGGGCCGATCCCGATCGCTGGTGGTTCCTCACCGCGCCGCAAGAATACACCTACGAGTTCGTCCAGCGCGGCTTCCTCCAGAGCGTTGCCGAGGCTACCGAAGACGACCTCGCTTCCGGGGCCGAGGCCATCCTGCACAGCACAAAGCTCGCCCTCGTCGATCGCGGCAACCGCGTCGTCGGTGTCTTCGACATCGCCGATGAGGTCGGCATGGTACGCCTCCGCGAGCGGATCGCCTACCTCTCTGCTCCTGATTGGGCCCGAGGACTCCCTGCCGTCAACGCTTCACTCAACGGCACCTGTGCGATTCTGCTCATCCTCGGCTGGATCTTGATCCGCTCCGGCAACGTTCGAGGCCACACCGTGGCCCAGGTAGCCGCCCTGACCGTCTCGGCCATCTTCCTCGCCTGCTATCTCGTGTATCATGCCCAGGTCGGTAGCGTGAAGTTCTCCGGAGTCGGCCCGGCCCGGCCGGCGTACTTCTCCATCTTGCTCTCGCACACCATCCTCGCCGTCGTCATGGTGCCGATGATCCTCATCACGGTCGTTCGAGCCCTCCGCAAGCGGTTCGACCGCCACCGGGTGATCGCTCAGGTCACGTTCCCGATCTGGGTCTACGTTTCGATCACCGGCGTTGTTATTTACCTGATGCTCTACCAACTCGACTTCTCCACGGCCGCCCCTGCGGTCGCGGGCGTCTAA
- a CDS encoding cytochrome C oxidase subunit IV family protein: protein MDPTGTPSTIVVSQTEQTSHVKVYLRVFLALLVLTMAEYFYAKALADASAWLLIGGLMVIAIIKAGLVGLFFMHLLFEGRWKYLVLIPTTFLATVTVLGLVPDMALPPGNPDPNPAAPIAAASDQP from the coding sequence ATGGACCCCACCGGAACCCCCTCGACAATCGTCGTGAGCCAGACCGAGCAGACCTCTCACGTGAAAGTCTACCTGCGCGTCTTCCTGGCCTTGCTCGTCCTGACGATGGCCGAATACTTCTATGCAAAGGCCCTTGCCGATGCGTCAGCCTGGCTCCTGATCGGCGGCCTCATGGTCATCGCCATCATCAAGGCCGGCCTGGTCGGTCTGTTCTTCATGCACCTGCTGTTCGAAGGGCGATGGAAGTACCTCGTCCTCATCCCGACCACCTTTCTGGCCACCGTCACCGTCCTCGGGCTGGTCCCCGACATGGCCTTGCCCCCCGGCAATCCTGACCCGAATCCCGCCGCACCCATCGCCGCCGCTTCCGATCAACCCTGA
- a CDS encoding cytochrome c oxidase subunit 3, translating into MAETPPFGEEPTGAPHDHDHPSAAHAGHPSPPPATPGKVALWLFLATEVMFFTGLIGSYVVLRAGSPPASYSNLFSPGTDLTNRQDAQGVVLIQAGPDEEAVVEAIHNASGTPIEEVEHLVETAHDLGAAVVLVDSPYSPADVGDLYRRLQALGAEVRIDGLETFSWPEPYQMLVNPLSIDLTAINTFILICSSVTMVLALAAIQRGDKVRLSLWLLATILIGSVFLSIQVYEYYQLMFGHHYSVGISETGHFRPSVSLFASAFFTMTGFHGAHVTGGVIALTIIWLRSLFGGYTQQNHASVELAGLYWHFVDLVWIILFTVVYLI; encoded by the coding sequence ATGGCCGAGACACCCCCCTTTGGCGAGGAACCGACCGGCGCTCCTCACGACCACGACCACCCCTCCGCCGCTCACGCCGGGCATCCCAGCCCTCCGCCCGCGACCCCCGGCAAGGTGGCCCTCTGGCTCTTTCTCGCCACCGAGGTCATGTTCTTCACCGGCCTGATCGGCTCGTACGTCGTCCTCCGGGCGGGCAGCCCTCCCGCGTCCTACAGCAACCTGTTCAGCCCCGGCACCGATCTGACCAACCGCCAGGATGCTCAGGGTGTCGTCCTCATCCAAGCCGGTCCCGACGAAGAAGCCGTCGTCGAGGCCATCCACAACGCCAGCGGCACACCGATCGAGGAGGTTGAGCACCTCGTCGAAACAGCCCACGACCTCGGCGCCGCCGTCGTTCTGGTCGATTCCCCGTACTCCCCGGCCGATGTCGGCGACCTTTACCGACGTCTCCAGGCCCTCGGGGCCGAGGTCCGGATCGACGGTCTGGAAACCTTCTCCTGGCCCGAACCGTACCAGATGCTCGTCAACCCCCTGAGCATCGACCTGACGGCGATCAATACCTTTATCCTGATCTGCTCCTCGGTCACGATGGTTCTCGCCCTCGCCGCCATCCAGCGGGGTGACAAGGTCCGTCTCTCGCTCTGGCTGCTCGCAACGATCCTCATTGGATCCGTGTTTCTCAGTATTCAGGTTTACGAATATTATCAGTTGATGTTCGGCCATCATTATTCCGTCGGCATCAGCGAAACAGGGCACTTTCGGCCATCGGTCAGCCTCTTTGCCTCCGCCTTCTTCACAATGACCGGCTTTCACGGGGCCCACGTCACCGGCGGGGTCATCGCCCTGACGATCATCTGGCTCCGCTCCCTCTTCGGCGGCTACACCCAGCAAAATCACGCCTCCGTTGAGCTGGCCGGGCTTTACTGGCACTTCGTCGACCTCGTCTGGATCATCCTGTTCACCGTCGTCTACCTGATCTGA
- the cyoE gene encoding heme o synthase, with product MNMATPMAPPASDARPRPVPVEVTSNRTVSATATVTATPRLLDDYIALTKPKIVFLVLVTVTVGYLLGARGGSSPLWLAVALLGTGLVAAGGSVWNQVVEHSRDARMRRTARRPLPSGRIAIGKAALFGSALTVAGLALLLIGPHPIAAAVAGITFVLYAFVYTLLKPITTLNTAVGAVPGALPPVIGWAAATGQLGIEAWALFLIVFLWQFPHFLAIAWIYRDDYARGGYKMLPCVDPFGVLTARQAVGHALVLVPVGLLPVAIGLAGPYYFVGALLLGLYYLAGAVRFWQHVSDATARRLLGASFLYLPAILLLLLLNPLPA from the coding sequence ATGAACATGGCCACGCCGATGGCTCCCCCGGCCTCCGACGCGCGTCCGCGTCCCGTCCCTGTCGAGGTGACGAGCAATCGCACTGTCTCGGCGACGGCGACGGTCACGGCCACCCCTCGTCTGCTCGACGATTACATCGCCCTTACGAAACCGAAGATCGTCTTCCTCGTGCTGGTCACGGTGACGGTCGGCTACCTTCTGGGGGCCCGGGGCGGGTCCTCGCCCCTCTGGCTGGCCGTCGCCCTGCTTGGCACGGGCCTGGTCGCCGCCGGGGGGAGCGTCTGGAATCAGGTCGTCGAGCATTCCCGGGACGCCCGGATGCGACGGACCGCTCGACGCCCCTTGCCCAGTGGTCGGATTGCCATTGGCAAGGCGGCCCTCTTCGGCTCGGCCCTCACCGTCGCTGGACTCGCCTTGCTCCTGATCGGCCCCCACCCGATCGCCGCGGCGGTCGCCGGGATCACCTTCGTCCTCTATGCCTTCGTCTACACCCTCCTTAAGCCGATCACGACCCTCAACACGGCCGTCGGCGCCGTGCCGGGAGCATTGCCGCCGGTCATCGGTTGGGCGGCGGCCACCGGCCAGCTCGGCATCGAAGCCTGGGCCTTGTTCCTGATCGTCTTCCTCTGGCAGTTCCCGCACTTCCTGGCCATTGCCTGGATCTACCGCGACGACTACGCCCGAGGCGGCTACAAAATGCTCCCCTGCGTCGATCCGTTCGGTGTTCTGACCGCTCGGCAGGCGGTCGGGCATGCCCTGGTCCTTGTCCCGGTCGGCCTCCTGCCGGTGGCCATCGGACTGGCCGGCCCGTACTACTTTGTCGGGGCCTTGCTCCTAGGCCTCTACTACCTGGCCGGCGCGGTTCGATTCTGGCAGCATGTCTCCGATGCCACGGCCCGACGACTGCTCGGGGCCTCATTCCTCTACCTGCCCGCAATCCTGCTCCTGCTCCTGCTCAACCCGCTGCCGGCCTGA
- a CDS encoding COX15/CtaA family protein gives MDASNPNDASRSPAPPTAPNPYRPGPHRVALLATAFTWPLLFVGGLVTTYRVGMAVPDWPTTFGINMFLYNFWTSSWGVYIEHAHRLLGSFAGIGCIILAFWFTGAAGWRTWRAAGVAVISAILLAGSLITLSGTESFLAVIIALGIAGSLLSLWYAAVERKGLPALGWLALTAVIIQGALGGYRVRLNSTDLAAVHGCTGQAFFALMVALCVITGRRWKSAAPKTPDSLHLRALTLGVALLVYTQIVFGALLRHRSLGLEVHSGLAVVVLLAVLGVSWMVITRRSVYPALVPSARAMIALVVVQLTLGIASWWVLRPFDGIPRSVTRGQAVVRTAHQANGALLLAASTVLALRASRQFQSVRASVSSQSPTAPASRDLEAAIR, from the coding sequence ATGGACGCATCGAATCCGAACGACGCTTCCCGATCCCCAGCTCCCCCAACCGCGCCGAACCCCTATCGGCCCGGTCCTCACCGGGTTGCGCTGCTGGCGACCGCCTTCACCTGGCCCTTGCTCTTCGTCGGCGGCTTGGTGACGACCTACCGCGTCGGCATGGCCGTGCCCGACTGGCCAACGACGTTCGGCATCAATATGTTTCTGTATAACTTCTGGACCTCTTCCTGGGGGGTCTACATCGAGCATGCCCACCGCCTGCTCGGCTCCTTTGCCGGAATCGGCTGCATCATCCTTGCCTTCTGGTTCACCGGCGCGGCCGGGTGGCGCACCTGGCGAGCTGCCGGGGTCGCCGTGATCTCGGCAATCCTCCTGGCCGGGTCGCTGATCACCCTCAGCGGCACCGAATCGTTCCTGGCGGTGATCATTGCGCTCGGCATCGCCGGGTCGTTGCTCTCCCTCTGGTACGCAGCGGTCGAGCGCAAGGGGCTCCCCGCCCTCGGATGGCTCGCGTTGACGGCTGTCATCATTCAGGGGGCCCTCGGCGGCTACCGCGTTCGCCTCAACTCCACCGACCTGGCAGCCGTTCACGGTTGCACCGGACAGGCGTTTTTCGCCCTCATGGTCGCCCTCTGCGTCATCACCGGACGTCGCTGGAAATCGGCCGCTCCGAAGACCCCCGACTCGCTTCATCTGCGCGCCTTGACCCTCGGCGTGGCCCTGCTTGTGTATACTCAGATCGTATTCGGAGCGTTGCTGAGACACCGGAGCCTCGGCCTGGAAGTCCACAGCGGCCTCGCGGTCGTCGTTTTGCTGGCGGTCCTCGGCGTGTCGTGGATGGTCATCACGCGTCGGTCCGTGTATCCTGCTTTGGTCCCTTCGGCTCGGGCCATGATCGCCCTGGTCGTCGTGCAGTTGACGCTCGGAATCGCTTCGTGGTGGGTACTCCGTCCCTTTGACGGCATCCCTCGCTCGGTGACTCGGGGTCAGGCCGTCGTCCGAACGGCCCATCAGGCCAATGGCGCCCTGCTGCTCGCCGCCTCAACCGTTCTGGCCCTTCGAGCGTCCCGTCAGTTCCAATCCGTTCGGGCCTCGGTATCGTCCCAAAGCCCGACCGCACCCGCTTCGCGCGACCTGGAGGCCGCGATCCGATGA
- a CDS encoding cytochrome c oxidase subunit I yields MSTEPQDHGPTDSPAPSSADAVSPGPDSGHPPGLIPSSGHAPGHDEHIHPAPRNPLFRYVFSTDHKIIGIQFLFSGLIFFVIGGLLALAIRWQLAWPWADMPHLSDSLWSAQGGMMPPEFYNKLVTMHGTIMIFFVIIPILTGAFGNFLIPLMIGARDMAFPTLNMFSYWFMWPAFVLILYSFAVPGGASEAGWTGYPPLASFFWSTPGSLNGQTIWLMALLFAGVSSLMGSINYITTILMLRAPGMTLFRMPMTVWAMFVTALLQAFALPVLTSALIMQLLDRTVGTNFFTPLDWSVAGGPERVGGGHPLLWQHLFWFYSHPAVYVMILPAMGIVSDIISTFSRKPLFGYKPMVFAVGGIALLGFIVWGHHMFQSGMNPYLGATFMLSTMLIALPSAIKTFNWLGTMWGGSIHFTAAMLNAIAFVAMFVIGGLSGIFMAATPTDIHIHDTYFIVAHIHYVLFGGSTFGIFAAIYYWFPKMFGRMMNETLGKIHFALSFLFFNGTFFPMHIVGMHAQPRRYADYTGFELFNNDAIIGMNQFMTISAIGLGLAQLILVYNFIASLIAGRKATANPWYANSLEWQTASPPPHYNFDRIPTVYHPAYEYSLPEFEADYLPQTEPRPSDSEPLDSVMA; encoded by the coding sequence ATGAGCACCGAACCGCAGGATCACGGACCGACCGACTCGCCGGCTCCCTCGTCGGCCGATGCCGTTTCTCCCGGCCCCGATTCCGGCCACCCTCCCGGCCTCATTCCCTCCAGCGGCCACGCGCCGGGGCACGACGAGCACATCCACCCGGCCCCCCGCAACCCGCTCTTTCGGTACGTCTTCTCGACCGACCACAAGATCATCGGCATCCAGTTCCTCTTCTCAGGGCTGATCTTCTTCGTCATCGGCGGCCTGCTCGCGCTGGCGATCCGCTGGCAGCTGGCCTGGCCCTGGGCCGACATGCCCCACCTCAGTGACTCGCTCTGGAGCGCCCAGGGCGGCATGATGCCCCCCGAGTTCTATAACAAGCTCGTCACCATGCACGGGACGATCATGATCTTCTTCGTGATCATCCCGATCCTCACCGGGGCCTTCGGCAACTTCCTCATCCCCTTGATGATCGGGGCTCGGGACATGGCATTCCCGACCCTGAATATGTTCTCATACTGGTTCATGTGGCCGGCCTTCGTCCTCATCCTCTACTCCTTCGCCGTGCCCGGTGGGGCCTCGGAAGCCGGATGGACCGGCTATCCTCCTCTGGCCAGTTTCTTCTGGTCGACCCCCGGCTCGCTCAACGGTCAAACGATCTGGTTGATGGCCTTGCTCTTCGCGGGCGTTTCGTCGTTGATGGGATCAATCAACTACATCACGACAATTCTCATGCTTCGCGCACCGGGCATGACCCTCTTCCGCATGCCGATGACCGTCTGGGCCATGTTCGTCACCGCCCTCCTTCAAGCCTTCGCCCTGCCGGTCCTGACCTCGGCGCTCATCATGCAACTGCTCGACCGCACCGTCGGCACAAACTTTTTCACACCGCTCGACTGGTCGGTTGCGGGTGGTCCAGAACGGGTCGGCGGTGGCCACCCCTTGCTCTGGCAGCACCTGTTCTGGTTCTACAGCCACCCGGCCGTCTACGTCATGATCCTCCCGGCGATGGGGATCGTCTCCGACATCATCTCCACCTTCAGCCGCAAGCCCCTGTTCGGCTACAAGCCGATGGTCTTCGCTGTCGGCGGCATTGCCTTGCTCGGCTTCATCGTCTGGGGTCACCACATGTTCCAGTCGGGCATGAACCCGTATCTCGGGGCCACCTTCATGCTCTCGACGATGCTCATCGCCTTGCCTTCGGCCATCAAGACCTTCAACTGGCTCGGCACCATGTGGGGCGGCAGCATCCACTTCACCGCGGCGATGCTCAACGCCATCGCCTTCGTGGCCATGTTCGTCATCGGCGGGCTCTCCGGCATCTTCATGGCCGCCACCCCGACCGACATCCACATCCACGACACCTACTTCATCGTCGCCCACATCCACTACGTCCTGTTCGGCGGCAGCACCTTCGGCATCTTCGCGGCAATCTACTACTGGTTCCCGAAAATGTTCGGCCGCATGATGAACGAAACGCTGGGCAAGATTCACTTCGCCCTCTCGTTCCTGTTCTTCAACGGCACCTTCTTCCCAATGCACATCGTTGGCATGCACGCCCAGCCGCGCCGCTACGCCGACTACACCGGCTTCGAGCTCTTCAATAACGACGCCATCATCGGCATGAACCAGTTCATGACCATCAGCGCGATTGGTCTTGGCTTGGCACAGCTCATTCTTGTCTACAATTTCATTGCCAGCCTGATCGCCGGTCGCAAGGCGACGGCAAACCCCTGGTACGCGAACTCCCTGGAGTGGCAAACCGCCTCGCCGCCACCGCACTACAACTTTGACCGCATCCCGACGGTCTATCACCCGGCCTACGAGTACAGCCTTCCCGAATTCGAGGCCGACTACTTGCCGCAAACCGAGCCGCGCCCTTCCGATTCCGAGCCGCTCGACTCGGTCATGGCCTGA
- the coxB gene encoding cytochrome c oxidase subunit II, protein MRYWSVLFALVSVLVIATFVYAPFDDDWWLPSYRATNAQSIATLEDIQIQAPESATALVALRDLDGPAAPEQLETVDQTRAWLDRQSARLDQAIQSNFLTTRSRALESQVARTRDSVVEARNLLGTSEGPEAIDQVVAELGRLETMAGETLASVVEPGGSLRATVSTAAGQIDHLYILLLVITGITFIGVAVALVLILWKFRAQPGRRAHYSHGSLRLEIIWTVIPAAILVFIALYQLRAWADIKIQSTWPDVRPLAEVTARQFQWKIRYPGPDGRFGTDDDLHTVNDLHFVKDEPTIIHLKSEDVIHSFFLPQMRIKQDAVPGMTIPVLFDARKAGRYELLCAELCGWGHYKMRSQVTVHESQDEFNEWMAQSLREQELSDPTASPASADVANASGLRVE, encoded by the coding sequence GTGAGATACTGGAGCGTTCTGTTCGCCCTGGTCTCGGTGCTCGTCATTGCGACCTTCGTCTACGCGCCCTTCGACGACGACTGGTGGCTTCCCAGCTACCGAGCCACCAACGCCCAGTCCATTGCCACCCTGGAAGACATTCAGATCCAGGCCCCCGAGTCTGCCACCGCGCTGGTCGCGCTCCGCGATCTCGACGGCCCAGCGGCTCCCGAACAGCTTGAGACGGTTGACCAGACCCGAGCCTGGCTCGATCGCCAGTCGGCTCGTCTCGATCAGGCCATTCAATCGAACTTCCTCACCACCCGATCCCGGGCACTCGAAAGTCAGGTTGCCAGGACTCGGGACTCGGTTGTCGAGGCTCGGAACCTCCTCGGCACGTCCGAAGGCCCCGAGGCCATCGACCAGGTTGTCGCCGAACTCGGTCGCCTCGAGACAATGGCCGGCGAAACACTCGCCTCGGTCGTCGAGCCGGGAGGCTCCCTCAGGGCCACCGTCTCCACCGCCGCCGGGCAGATCGACCACCTCTATATCCTCTTGCTTGTCATCACGGGCATCACCTTCATCGGCGTTGCGGTCGCCCTGGTCTTGATCCTGTGGAAGTTCCGTGCCCAGCCGGGCCGGCGCGCCCATTACTCGCACGGCAGCCTCCGCCTGGAAATTATTTGGACGGTCATCCCCGCCGCCATTCTCGTCTTCATCGCCCTCTATCAGCTCCGCGCCTGGGCCGACATCAAAATCCAGAGCACCTGGCCCGACGTTCGCCCTCTGGCCGAAGTCACTGCCCGGCAATTCCAGTGGAAGATCCGTTACCCCGGCCCCGATGGCCGCTTCGGCACGGATGACGACCTGCACACCGTCAACGACCTGCACTTCGTCAAAGATGAGCCGACCATCATTCATTTGAAGTCTGAAGACGTGATCCACTCCTTCTTCCTCCCCCAGATGCGTATCAAGCAAGACGCTGTCCCGGGCATGACCATCCCCGTCCTCTTCGATGCTCGCAAGGCCGGTCGCTACGAACTGCTGTGTGCCGAACTGTGCGGCTGGGGGCACTACAAGATGCGATCCCAGGTCACCGTCCACGAATCCCAGGACGAATTCAACGAGTGGATGGCCCAGTCGCTCCGCGAGCAAGAACTCAGCGACCCGACCGCCTCCCCGGCTTCGGCCGATGTCGCCAACGCCTCCGGCCTCCGAGTGGAGTGA